In the Candidatus Sulfotelmatobacter sp. genome, one interval contains:
- a CDS encoding DUF4388 domain-containing protein, which yields MAQSDGNLSGELGLVNLFDLGQLLTLNRATGRLAVDSDGKRGALIFRDGRIVNAVDEKRREGEGAAYRVFEWKSGRFTFTHEPVGPGDSIEVGSEALMLEAARRLDEASTAAGGEAGTQARVRERQGAMEALRDVFKNLAHEAHAIDAEPASIYGAFADAMSRPGDRMVLRPNRAARLCVKGVWRDVHDAALSQSEYEDFKLRLLGPTGLREASSGDRPTRFATLPGPRLVAVTLVAPGPDEALWLRPVHVAPPDPARLKGGREALTRILALPRALLLIGGGDSEAAREVLHAVLAELHARANECLLLARDLPVYRHPERAGILAECSPAELSTGLLAAQPKTLLLDVGAAIAEGQLAGLDEVRRIVARLPGAGAASVGASWRTRFSGRDREALTAHTTGWPTFLALATATGAGEPQIAFEVWQMTGGALSPVNPSGPIPATQSGDDEMAQAA from the coding sequence ATGGCGCAGTCCGACGGCAATCTCAGCGGCGAGTTGGGGCTCGTCAACCTGTTCGACCTCGGCCAGCTGCTGACCCTCAACCGCGCCACCGGCCGACTGGCGGTGGATTCCGATGGCAAACGCGGCGCGCTGATCTTCCGCGACGGACGCATCGTCAACGCGGTGGACGAAAAGCGCCGCGAGGGCGAGGGCGCCGCCTATCGCGTGTTCGAATGGAAGAGCGGGCGCTTCACGTTCACCCACGAGCCGGTCGGTCCCGGCGACTCGATCGAGGTCGGCAGCGAAGCGCTGATGCTGGAGGCGGCGCGGCGGCTCGACGAGGCCAGCACGGCAGCCGGCGGGGAAGCCGGCACCCAGGCGCGCGTTCGCGAGCGCCAGGGCGCGATGGAAGCGCTGCGCGACGTGTTCAAGAATCTCGCCCACGAGGCGCATGCGATCGACGCCGAGCCGGCCTCGATCTACGGCGCGTTCGCCGACGCCATGAGCCGCCCCGGCGATCGCATGGTGCTGCGCCCCAATCGCGCGGCCCGGCTATGCGTGAAGGGCGTATGGCGCGACGTGCACGACGCGGCGCTCTCGCAGAGCGAGTACGAGGACTTCAAGCTCCGCCTGCTCGGGCCGACCGGTCTCCGCGAGGCCTCGAGCGGCGATCGACCGACCCGGTTCGCGACGCTGCCCGGGCCGCGCCTGGTCGCGGTGACGCTGGTGGCACCCGGGCCCGACGAGGCGCTGTGGCTTCGGCCGGTGCACGTCGCGCCACCCGATCCCGCCAGGCTCAAGGGCGGGCGCGAAGCCCTCACTCGCATCCTCGCGCTCCCGCGCGCCCTGCTCCTGATCGGCGGCGGCGACAGCGAGGCGGCCCGTGAAGTGCTGCACGCGGTGCTCGCCGAGCTCCACGCGCGCGCCAACGAGTGCCTGCTGCTGGCGCGGGATCTGCCGGTCTACCGGCACCCCGAGCGCGCCGGCATCCTGGCGGAGTGTTCCCCGGCCGAGCTATCGACCGGCCTGCTCGCCGCGCAGCCGAAGACGCTGCTGCTCGACGTGGGCGCCGCCATCGCCGAAGGGCAGCTGGCGGGGCTCGACGAGGTGCGGAGGATCGTGGCCCGCCTGCCGGGTGCCGGAGCCGCCTCGGTCGGCGCGTCGTGGCGCACGCGCTTCTCCGGCAGGGACCGCGAGGCCCTGACCGCCCACACCACCGGCTGGCCGACGTTCCTGGCGCTGGCGACCGCCACCGGGGCGGGCGAGCCCCAGATCGCTTTCGAAGTCTGGCAGATGACCGGCGGGGCGCTGTCGCCGGTGAACCCCTCCGGACCCATTCCGGCAACCCAGTCCGGCGACGACGAAATGGCTCAAGCGGCTTGA
- a CDS encoding DMT family protein has translation AHLKNLSGRPWYVAALASWGIALFEYLLQVPANRIGHTQLALGQLKILQEVITLSVFVPFAVFYMREPVRLNYVWAGVCLCGAVFFMFRR, from the coding sequence GCGCACCTCAAGAATCTGAGCGGGCGTCCATGGTATGTGGCGGCGCTCGCCAGCTGGGGCATCGCGCTGTTCGAGTACCTGCTGCAGGTGCCGGCCAATCGCATCGGGCACACCCAGCTCGCGCTCGGCCAGCTCAAGATCCTGCAGGAGGTGATCACGCTCTCGGTGTTCGTGCCGTTCGCCGTTTTCTACATGCGCGAGCCGGTGCGTCTGAACTACGTGTGGGCGGGCGTGTGCCTGTGCGGCGCCGTGTTCTTCATGTTCCGGCGGTAG
- a CDS encoding bifunctional YncE family protein/alkaline phosphatase family protein — protein MPRPRSRPRRLWIAAIALALLSSCERAAPDPHRLPTGVALDPAGPSIELGSMPVSMIFSPDSSHAIAVLSGYREQGIQVVDLAARRVTQTLVQPAAFVGACFSPEGEKLFVSGGDRDQIYIYAWRENAASLTDSITLGPGPGKNGGRVYPAGLACSADGARLYVAANLADSLIVVNVATHRVTQRLATGRYPYGVVVDRVGRVFVSAWGGSWVARFAPSGGALAAQGRIEVGLHPSAMTFDPSTSRLYVACASSDRIAIVDVERDSLVGALSSAAPGGPSEGSTPNAFALSPDGRRLYVAEADNDAVSVFALVAGGRPSAAGANEGPIGRIPVEWYPTALLARGRSLWVLNGKGHETGPNPKKRQPGTRGPESPRQYTLAQTAGSLTFLDAPDDGELAALSRRVAISNGWGRTPPRESLPPFEHVIYVIRENRTFDQVLGDLGAGDTDSSLTFFPRRVTPNAHALAERFGIFDRFLVSGEASGDGHNWSTAAYASDYVEKTIPSNYSGRGRSYDYDGLNRDSLPENDVNEPSNGYLWNLAQRSYVSMRNYGEFTRRLKDGRWVANKSWLAAHTDPRYPGWDLEIRDSVRADRWIAAFHEQEAIDSFPALSIVYLPNDHTAGGRAGSPTPRAYVADNDLALGRIVEAVSRSRYWKSTVVFVLEDDAQDGPDHVDSHRSPLLVISPYNRPGVIHRYANTIDVVMTIARILKLGALSKYDSFGRPLDDVFASAPDTSAYAALEPGIPIRELNADSTVAARLSRRLDLREEDRADPVLFNRILWLAVRGTSEPCPARPARPHS, from the coding sequence GTGCCCCGGCCCCGCTCACGCCCGCGACGTCTCTGGATCGCGGCGATCGCGCTCGCTCTGCTCTCGAGCTGCGAGCGCGCCGCCCCCGATCCTCACCGCCTCCCGACCGGCGTGGCGCTCGATCCCGCCGGCCCGTCGATCGAGCTGGGCTCGATGCCGGTGTCGATGATCTTCTCGCCCGACTCGTCCCACGCGATCGCGGTGCTGAGCGGCTATCGCGAGCAGGGCATCCAGGTGGTGGATCTCGCGGCGCGGCGCGTGACGCAAACGCTGGTCCAGCCGGCCGCCTTCGTCGGTGCCTGCTTCTCCCCCGAAGGAGAGAAGCTGTTCGTTTCGGGGGGCGATCGCGATCAGATCTACATCTATGCGTGGCGCGAGAACGCGGCCTCGCTCACCGACAGCATCACGCTTGGGCCGGGGCCGGGAAAGAACGGCGGCCGCGTCTATCCGGCCGGTCTCGCCTGCTCGGCGGACGGCGCGCGGCTCTACGTGGCCGCGAACCTCGCCGACTCGCTGATCGTGGTGAACGTCGCCACTCATCGCGTGACGCAGCGCCTCGCGACCGGGCGCTATCCGTACGGCGTGGTGGTGGATCGAGTCGGGCGCGTGTTCGTGTCGGCGTGGGGCGGATCGTGGGTCGCGCGGTTTGCGCCGAGTGGTGGAGCACTCGCGGCTCAGGGGCGCATCGAGGTCGGCCTGCATCCGTCGGCGATGACGTTCGACCCATCGACCAGCCGGCTCTACGTCGCGTGCGCGTCGAGCGATCGCATCGCGATCGTGGACGTCGAGCGCGACTCGCTGGTCGGCGCGCTGTCGAGCGCGGCCCCGGGCGGCCCCAGCGAGGGCAGCACCCCCAACGCGTTCGCGCTCTCTCCGGACGGCCGGCGGCTCTACGTCGCCGAGGCCGACAACGACGCCGTCTCGGTGTTCGCGCTCGTCGCGGGCGGGCGGCCGTCGGCCGCCGGCGCGAACGAGGGCCCGATCGGCCGCATCCCGGTCGAGTGGTATCCGACCGCGCTCCTCGCGCGCGGGCGTTCGCTGTGGGTGCTGAACGGCAAGGGCCACGAGACCGGCCCCAATCCGAAGAAGCGGCAGCCCGGAACTCGTGGGCCCGAGTCCCCGCGCCAGTACACGCTCGCCCAGACCGCCGGCTCGCTGACCTTCCTCGACGCCCCCGACGACGGCGAGCTGGCGGCGCTGTCGCGGCGCGTCGCGATCTCCAACGGCTGGGGCCGGACGCCGCCGCGCGAATCGCTCCCGCCGTTCGAGCACGTGATTTACGTGATCCGCGAGAATCGAACCTTCGATCAGGTGCTGGGGGATCTCGGCGCCGGCGACACCGATTCGTCGCTCACCTTCTTCCCGCGCCGCGTGACGCCCAACGCCCACGCGCTCGCCGAGCGCTTCGGGATCTTCGATCGCTTCCTGGTGAGCGGCGAGGCCAGCGGCGATGGGCACAACTGGTCGACCGCCGCTTACGCCTCGGACTACGTCGAGAAGACCATCCCCAGCAATTATTCGGGTCGCGGTCGCAGCTACGACTACGACGGCCTCAATCGCGACTCGCTCCCCGAGAACGACGTCAACGAACCATCGAACGGCTATCTCTGGAACCTGGCGCAGCGCTCCTATGTCTCGATGCGCAACTACGGCGAGTTCACCCGCCGGCTGAAGGATGGGCGCTGGGTCGCCAACAAGAGTTGGCTCGCCGCGCACACCGATCCGCGCTATCCCGGCTGGGATCTCGAGATTCGCGACAGCGTGCGCGCCGATCGCTGGATCGCGGCCTTCCACGAGCAGGAAGCGATCGACTCGTTTCCGGCGCTCAGCATCGTTTACCTGCCCAACGATCACACCGCCGGCGGGCGTGCCGGATCGCCCACACCACGCGCCTACGTCGCCGACAACGATCTCGCGCTTGGGCGCATCGTGGAGGCCGTCAGCCGCTCGCGCTACTGGAAGAGCACCGTGGTCTTCGTGCTCGAAGACGACGCTCAGGACGGCCCCGATCACGTCGACTCGCATCGCTCGCCGCTGCTGGTGATCTCGCCCTACAACCGGCCCGGCGTGATCCACCGCTACGCCAACACCATCGACGTGGTGATGACGATCGCGCGGATTCTCAAACTTGGCGCGCTCTCCAAGTACGACAGCTTCGGCCGCCCGCTCGACGACGTGTTCGCGAGCGCGCCCGACACTTCGGCCTACGCGGCGCTCGAGCCGGGCATCCCGATACGCGAGCTGAACGCGGATTCGACGGTCGCGGCGCGACTCTCGCGCCGTCTCGACCTGCGCGAGGAGGATCGCGCCGATCCGGTGCTGTTCAACCGCATCCTGTGGCTGGCGGTGAGGGGCACGAGCGAACCCTGCCCCGCGCGTCCGGCCCGACCGCATTCCTGA
- a CDS encoding type IV pilus twitching motility protein PilT: MARIDAILKIVKEQGASDLHMTTGAPPIVRLNGEITPIPYEELTREINELLLFEIMDADTRARYEQVKDVDFSYEVPGVVRARCNVYEQSRGVAGAFRILPNQILSLGELGLPPLVTRLTELTRGLVVVTGPPGTGKSSTLAAMIDHINRNRRKHILTIEDPIEYRHVNRQSLVTQREVGRNTPSFAQALRGALREDPDVILVGEMRDPETMGLAVTAAATGQLVFGTLHTMSATQTVDRILDSFEGEKQAQIRLMLAESLKGVLAQRLMRRKDGSGRVLALEILGSGGAVAALIRERKTFQLASVIQTGKKEGMISMDESVMQLLRSGVISTEEASIHVSNRELLGPGSGAAREAA, from the coding sequence ATGGCGAGAATCGACGCGATCCTCAAGATCGTCAAGGAGCAGGGCGCTTCCGACCTGCACATGACCACCGGCGCCCCGCCGATCGTGCGGCTCAATGGCGAGATCACTCCGATTCCCTACGAGGAGCTGACTCGCGAGATCAACGAGCTGCTGCTGTTCGAGATCATGGACGCCGACACCCGGGCCCGCTACGAGCAGGTGAAAGACGTGGACTTCTCGTACGAGGTGCCGGGCGTGGTGCGCGCGCGCTGCAACGTGTACGAGCAGTCGCGAGGCGTGGCGGGGGCCTTTCGCATCCTGCCCAACCAGATCCTGTCGCTCGGTGAGCTCGGACTTCCGCCGCTGGTGACCCGGCTCACCGAGCTGACGCGCGGGCTGGTCGTCGTCACCGGGCCGCCCGGGACCGGCAAGTCCTCGACGCTCGCGGCCATGATCGACCACATCAATCGCAACCGTCGCAAGCACATCCTCACCATCGAGGATCCGATCGAGTACCGGCACGTCAATCGCCAGTCGCTGGTGACCCAGCGCGAAGTCGGCCGCAACACGCCCAGTTTCGCCCAGGCACTGCGCGGCGCGCTGCGCGAGGATCCCGACGTGATCCTGGTCGGCGAGATGCGCGACCCCGAAACCATGGGGCTCGCAGTCACCGCCGCCGCCACCGGACAGCTCGTATTCGGCACGCTCCACACCATGAGCGCCACCCAGACCGTGGATCGCATCCTCGATTCGTTCGAGGGCGAGAAGCAGGCGCAGATCCGTCTGATGCTCGCCGAATCGCTGAAGGGCGTGCTGGCCCAGCGGCTGATGCGGCGAAAGGACGGCTCGGGCCGCGTGCTGGCGCTCGAGATCCTCGGCTCCGGCGGCGCGGTCGCCGCCCTGATTCGCGAGCGCAAGACCTTCCAGCTGGCTTCAGTGATTCAAACCGGAAAGAAGGAAGGCATGATTTCGATGGACGAATCCGTCATGCAATTGCTGCGAAGCGGCGTAATCAGCACCGAGGAAGCGTCCATCCACGTCAGCAATCGCGAGCTGCTCGGGCCCGGGTCGGGCGCGGCGCGCGAGGCCGCTTGA
- a CDS encoding aconitase family protein gives MQTIQPARLEPGVDPDTIPGGGATVIATAAAPMPGAQKNIRGRALIFWDRKKPGTKLDAIDTDQITPAADCVSESLETLDERWKAGSFRYLMPDFRERVHRGETFLVAGDRFAIGSSREMSPAGLKGVAEEAGLEMVVVCGNNMGDIFRRNAFNLGLHVIQSPEAVADARDGDEFEFDPVTRALRNLTQGKSYTPVPLTPKENEIRASGGIFAVGKREFRDSVSRKPEIVWPDAGRARRMSTTEQIVWAHRVDKDAELKPGATLRVYADLLPASDGTAPFSIHTFNQITGGNTIEPRQIAIANDHFVFTGVEADEKQTSIGRAFAERFKIRKPYYATPGDGIFHFYFPEQGLVMPGAFIPGADSHSRAYGAYGAVGIGVGSTTLGFGWATGAIYFTMAKQRRVSFTGRLQPWVTGKDIVLELLRRWGAKQSQGMSVEFVDVGKQLPIAFRNTIANMMAEGEALNGIFAADEITYEWYRRKGMSELPYPRIRCGEDAVFEIDEALPLGDVAPMIAKPFSPGNAFPAGEVAKERITFDKAMIGSCTNGGYDDLLSAALVIRAARAGGAKRAAREFVIFPGSGGVKQQIENPDPRLGGESIADVFRSVGGQIRQSWCGPCFGQGPDSLKPGQRAITSFNRNWTNRMGVGGEGYLASPSVVAASALLGYMGPPDELGLGWDAEKFGV, from the coding sequence ATGCAGACCATTCAGCCCGCCCGGCTCGAGCCGGGTGTCGATCCCGACACGATCCCCGGCGGCGGTGCGACGGTCATCGCGACCGCCGCGGCGCCCATGCCCGGCGCTCAGAAGAACATTCGCGGCCGGGCGTTGATCTTCTGGGACCGGAAGAAGCCGGGCACCAAGCTCGACGCCATCGACACCGACCAGATCACGCCGGCGGCCGACTGCGTATCCGAGAGCCTCGAGACGCTCGACGAGCGCTGGAAGGCGGGCTCGTTCCGCTACCTGATGCCGGATTTCCGAGAGCGCGTGCATCGCGGCGAGACCTTTCTGGTCGCCGGCGATCGCTTCGCGATCGGCAGCTCGCGCGAGATGAGCCCGGCGGGATTGAAGGGCGTGGCCGAAGAGGCCGGGCTCGAGATGGTGGTGGTGTGCGGCAACAACATGGGCGACATCTTCCGGCGCAATGCCTTCAACCTCGGGCTCCACGTGATCCAGAGCCCGGAAGCGGTGGCCGACGCTCGCGACGGCGACGAGTTCGAGTTCGATCCCGTGACGCGCGCGCTGCGCAACCTCACCCAGGGGAAGAGCTACACGCCGGTGCCGCTCACGCCGAAGGAGAACGAGATTCGCGCGAGCGGCGGCATCTTCGCCGTGGGCAAGCGCGAGTTCCGCGATTCGGTGTCGCGCAAGCCCGAAATCGTCTGGCCCGATGCCGGGCGCGCGCGGCGGATGAGCACCACCGAGCAGATCGTGTGGGCCCATCGCGTCGACAAGGACGCCGAATTGAAGCCCGGCGCCACGCTGCGGGTGTACGCCGATCTACTGCCGGCGAGCGACGGGACCGCGCCGTTCTCGATCCACACCTTCAACCAGATCACCGGCGGCAACACCATCGAGCCGCGGCAAATCGCGATCGCCAACGATCACTTCGTGTTCACCGGGGTCGAGGCCGACGAGAAGCAGACTTCAATCGGGCGCGCGTTCGCCGAGCGCTTCAAGATCCGCAAGCCCTACTACGCGACTCCGGGCGACGGGATCTTCCACTTCTACTTCCCCGAACAGGGACTGGTGATGCCGGGGGCGTTCATCCCGGGCGCCGATTCGCACAGCCGCGCTTACGGCGCCTACGGCGCGGTCGGCATCGGCGTCGGCTCGACCACCCTCGGCTTCGGCTGGGCCACCGGCGCGATCTACTTCACCATGGCGAAGCAGCGCCGCGTCTCGTTCACCGGCAGGCTGCAGCCGTGGGTGACGGGCAAGGACATCGTGCTCGAGCTGTTGCGCCGCTGGGGCGCGAAGCAGTCACAGGGAATGTCAGTGGAGTTCGTGGATGTCGGGAAGCAGCTGCCGATCGCGTTCCGCAACACCATCGCCAACATGATGGCCGAGGGCGAAGCGTTGAACGGCATCTTCGCGGCCGACGAGATCACCTACGAGTGGTATCGCCGGAAGGGGATGAGCGAGCTGCCCTACCCGCGCATTCGCTGCGGGGAGGACGCGGTGTTCGAGATCGACGAGGCGCTCCCGCTCGGCGACGTGGCGCCGATGATCGCCAAGCCGTTCAGCCCCGGAAACGCGTTTCCGGCGGGCGAGGTGGCGAAGGAACGCATCACCTTCGACAAGGCGATGATCGGCTCGTGCACCAACGGCGGCTACGACGACCTGCTGAGCGCGGCGCTGGTGATCCGCGCGGCGCGGGCGGGCGGCGCGAAGCGCGCGGCGCGCGAGTTCGTGATCTTTCCGGGCTCAGGCGGCGTCAAGCAGCAGATCGAGAATCCCGACCCGCGGCTGGGTGGCGAATCGATCGCCGACGTGTTCCGCTCGGTGGGCGGGCAGATTCGCCAGTCGTGGTGCGGGCCGTGCTTCGGCCAGGGGCCCGATTCGCTCAAGCCCGGACAGCGCGCGATCACGTCCTTCAATCGCAACTGGACGAATCGCATGGGTGTCGGCGGCGAGGGCTATCTCGCGTCGCCAAGCGTGGTCGCCGCCAGCGCGCTCCTCGGCTATATGGGGCCGCCCGACGAGCTGGGTCTTGGCTGGGACGCGGAGAAATTCGGGGTCTAG
- a CDS encoding amidase, which yields MLDEATYFLTIRELSEKLRARDLSPVELTEGVLDRLEKIGPKLNAVVTVMRDAALRDARAAEAELKKGKRKSPLHGIPFGVKDLLATKEAPTSWGAEPYRNQKFDYDAAVVERLRNAGAILAVKLSMVELAGGMGYNNADASFTGPGLTPWNTSFWSGGSSSGPGAAVAAGLVPFAIGSETSGSILTPSSFCGVTGLRPTYGLVPRHGAMALCWTLDKLGPMTRSADCAGIVLATIAGHDPRDESSVSRTFAYTAAPVPSKKLRVAIPKGVSDKEQPAVKQNFEASIQALSAVAEVTRDVEWPDQPWGPAVGTIVGAEGAAAFLDLIESGRVKELRCPRDKQGGYAATLIPAVDYLQAMRSRRPMKAAVAKLFEKFDAIAAPTRATVSYPIDKNFEDVYPGISGGPALIAAGNLCGLPAIAVPNGFGENNLPTSLSFLGAAFSERTLITLGHAWQTRSDFHRRRPPVA from the coding sequence ATGCTCGACGAAGCCACCTATTTTCTGACGATTCGCGAGTTGTCGGAGAAGCTGCGCGCACGCGATCTCTCTCCGGTCGAGCTGACCGAAGGCGTGCTCGACCGGCTCGAGAAGATCGGCCCCAAGCTGAACGCCGTCGTGACGGTGATGCGTGACGCCGCGCTGCGCGACGCGCGCGCCGCCGAGGCCGAGCTCAAGAAGGGCAAGCGCAAGAGCCCGCTCCATGGCATTCCGTTCGGCGTCAAGGACCTGCTGGCGACGAAGGAAGCGCCGACCAGCTGGGGCGCCGAGCCCTATCGCAATCAGAAATTCGACTACGACGCGGCGGTGGTGGAGCGGCTGCGCAACGCCGGCGCGATCCTGGCCGTCAAGCTCTCGATGGTCGAGCTGGCGGGCGGCATGGGCTACAACAACGCCGACGCTTCGTTCACCGGTCCGGGACTCACGCCGTGGAACACGTCGTTCTGGAGCGGCGGCTCGTCCAGCGGCCCGGGTGCGGCGGTGGCGGCCGGACTCGTGCCCTTCGCGATCGGCTCCGAGACCTCCGGCTCGATTCTGACGCCCTCGTCGTTCTGCGGCGTCACCGGGTTGCGTCCCACCTACGGGCTGGTGCCGCGACACGGCGCGATGGCGCTGTGCTGGACGCTCGACAAGCTCGGGCCGATGACGCGCAGCGCCGACTGCGCCGGCATCGTGCTCGCGACGATCGCCGGCCACGATCCGCGCGACGAGAGCTCCGTCAGCCGCACCTTCGCCTACACCGCGGCGCCGGTGCCGAGCAAGAAGCTGCGGGTCGCGATTCCCAAAGGCGTGAGCGACAAGGAACAGCCGGCGGTGAAGCAAAACTTCGAAGCCTCGATCCAGGCGCTTTCGGCGGTCGCCGAGGTGACGCGCGACGTCGAGTGGCCGGATCAGCCGTGGGGCCCGGCGGTCGGCACCATCGTCGGCGCCGAAGGGGCGGCGGCGTTCCTCGATCTGATCGAGTCGGGGCGCGTGAAGGAACTTCGCTGCCCGCGCGACAAACAGGGCGGCTACGCCGCCACCCTGATCCCGGCGGTGGACTACCTGCAGGCGATGCGCTCACGCCGGCCGATGAAGGCCGCGGTGGCGAAGCTGTTCGAGAAGTTCGACGCCATCGCGGCGCCGACTCGCGCCACCGTGTCCTATCCGATCGACAAGAATTTCGAGGACGTCTACCCGGGCATCAGCGGCGGCCCGGCGCTGATCGCGGCCGGGAATCTGTGCGGCCTGCCGGCGATCGCCGTGCCCAACGGATTCGGCGAGAACAATCTGCCGACCTCGCTGAGCTTCCTCGGCGCCGCGTTCTCAGAGCGCACGCTGATCACGCTCGGCCACGCCTGGCAAACCAGGTCCGATTTCCATCGCCGCCGCCCGCCGGTGGCCTGA
- a CDS encoding DUF2892 domain-containing protein codes for MIKNMGSADRIVRIAIALVIGWLWFTHRIHGTLGIVLCVVAVAFVVTSLIGWCPSYLPFKISTHKPSGGAPGAR; via the coding sequence ATGATCAAGAACATGGGCAGCGCGGATCGGATCGTTCGCATCGCGATCGCTCTCGTGATCGGCTGGTTGTGGTTCACCCACCGAATTCACGGCACCCTCGGCATCGTGCTGTGCGTGGTGGCGGTGGCCTTCGTGGTCACCAGCCTGATCGGATGGTGTCCGAGTTACTTGCCCTTCAAGATCTCCACTCACAAGCCATCGGGGGGAGCGCCCGGCGCCCGATGA
- a CDS encoding trypsin-like peptidase domain-containing protein: protein MHPGLRLISSKPPEDTQEPARDESSLDDAGLLDAYSKAVIQAVDVASPAVVNIEVRAGRRSPEAQSNRRSGGGSGFAFTPDGLILTNSHVVHRAREIEVSLSNGRRLQATRVGDDPDTDLAVIRVSATDLPTISFGDSAALRSGQLVVAIGNPLGFEATVTAGVVSALGRSLRSRTGRLMHDIIQTDAALNPGNSGGPLVNSRGQVIGVNTAIILPAQGICFAIPSRTAEFVASLLIRDGRVRRAWLGLGGQPARLKRRLVNDHALKIEAGILVLHVEKDSPAERAGVREGDVLVGFGERAVTSVDDLHRMLTEAQIGVKLQLEILRNSHLEKLEIVPSESPEND from the coding sequence ATGCACCCCGGACTCCGTCTGATTTCTTCGAAACCCCCCGAAGATACCCAGGAACCCGCGCGCGACGAGTCGTCGCTCGACGACGCGGGGCTGCTCGATGCTTACTCGAAAGCCGTGATCCAGGCGGTGGACGTTGCGTCCCCCGCCGTGGTCAACATTGAAGTGCGCGCGGGCCGCCGTTCGCCCGAGGCGCAGAGCAATCGCCGCAGCGGCGGCGGGTCGGGCTTCGCCTTCACCCCCGACGGCCTGATCCTCACCAACAGCCACGTGGTGCACCGCGCGCGCGAGATCGAGGTGTCGCTCTCGAACGGCCGGCGCCTGCAGGCCACCCGCGTCGGCGACGATCCCGACACCGATCTCGCGGTGATCCGCGTGTCGGCCACCGATCTGCCGACGATCTCGTTCGGCGACTCGGCGGCGCTGCGCTCGGGTCAGCTGGTGGTCGCAATCGGCAATCCGCTGGGCTTCGAAGCCACCGTGACCGCCGGCGTGGTCAGCGCCCTCGGACGTTCGCTGCGCTCGCGCACCGGGCGGTTGATGCACGACATCATCCAGACCGACGCGGCCCTCAATCCCGGCAATTCCGGTGGTCCGCTGGTGAACTCGCGCGGTCAGGTGATCGGCGTCAACACCGCGATCATCCTGCCGGCGCAGGGCATCTGTTTCGCGATTCCGTCACGCACCGCCGAGTTCGTTGCGTCGCTGCTGATTCGCGACGGCCGCGTGCGGCGCGCCTGGCTCGGGCTCGGCGGCCAGCCGGCGAGGCTCAAGCGCCGGCTGGTGAACGACCACGCGCTCAAGATCGAGGCCGGCATCCTGGTGCTCCACGTCGAGAAGGACAGTCCCGCCGAACGCGCCGGCGTGCGCGAGGGCGACGTGCTGGTGGGCTTCGGCGAGCGCGCCGTCACCAGCGTCGACGATCTGCACCGCATGCTCACCGAGGCGCAGATCGGCGTGAAGCTCCAGCTCGAGATCCTGCGCAACTCGCATCTCGAGAAGCTCGAGATCGTCCCCAGCGAGTCCCCCGAGAACGACTAG
- a CDS encoding TMEM175 family protein: MTKGRMEAFSDGVIAIIITIMVLELPVPHQASVQALRPLVPKLLSYVLSFVYMGIYWNNHHHLLQAIRNVNGAVLWANLHLLFWLSLAPLVTAWMGETHFASVPVVAYGVVQFLAAIAYTILVRTLLKSHERDSALAQAVGRDVKGKISVGLYLVAVLIAIVQPRVSCGIYALVALMWLVPDRRIERTLAR, from the coding sequence ATGACCAAGGGGCGAATGGAGGCGTTCAGCGACGGCGTGATCGCGATCATCATCACGATCATGGTGCTGGAGCTCCCGGTGCCGCACCAGGCCAGCGTTCAGGCCCTCCGGCCGCTGGTGCCCAAGCTGCTCAGCTACGTGCTGAGCTTCGTCTACATGGGCATCTACTGGAACAATCACCACCATCTGCTGCAGGCGATCAGAAACGTGAACGGGGCGGTGCTGTGGGCCAATCTGCACCTGCTGTTCTGGCTCTCGCTCGCCCCGTTGGTGACGGCGTGGATGGGCGAGACCCATTTCGCTTCGGTGCCGGTCGTGGCCTACGGCGTGGTGCAGTTCCTCGCGGCGATCGCCTATACCATTCTGGTGCGCACGTTGCTGAAGTCGCACGAGCGGGACTCGGCGCTGGCGCAGGCGGTGGGCCGCGACGTGAAGGGCAAGATCTCGGTCGGTCTCTATCTGGTGGCGGTGCTGATCGCGATCGTCCAGCCGCGGGTGTCGTGCGGAATCTACGCGCTGGTGGCGCTCATGTGGCTGGTGCCCGATCGGCGCATCGAGCGGACGCTGGCGAGATAG